Part of the Pseudomonas sp. ADAK13 genome is shown below.
ATTCGCGGGTTTGAGCCGGTGATTACCCGCTCCTGGCATTACTTGCGCCATCCGGGATTGAAGACGGCGGTGGCGGATTTCCTCGAGCGCGAAAGCGTGGGAATCCTGGCGTACGCTGAAGAAGCGAGAACAGCCCTGCCTTATCGGCAGGGCTGAACCCGTTGGGCTCAGGCGGTTTCTTCCTTGCCCAGCCATCGATAAGTGACACCGCCGATCACCGCACCGAGGATCGGCGCCAGCCAGAACAGCCACAGCTGCTGGAGCGCCCAACCGCCGACAATCAGCGCCGGGCCGGTACTGCGGGCCGGGTTGACCGAGGTGTTAGTGACCGGGATCGAGATCAGGTGGATCAGCGTCAGTGCCAGGCCGATGGCGATCGGCGCCAGGCCTGCCGGAGCGCGGCGGTCGGTGGCACCGAGGATGATCAGCACGAACATCGCGGTCATCACCAGCTCACACACAAACCCCGCCGCCATTGAATAACCACCGGGCGAATGCTCGCCATAGCCATTGCTGGCGAGGCCAGAGGCCAGTTCGAACCCTGGCTTGCCGCTGGCAATGAAGTACAGCAGTGCGGCGGCGATGGTGCCGCCGATCACCTGGGACACGATGTAGGCGGGTAACTCCCTGGCCGGAAACCTTCCGCCCACGACCAGCCCCACCGAAACGGCCGGGTTCAGGTGACAGCCGCTGATATGCCCGATGGCAAATGCCATGGTCAGCACCGTGAGCCCGAACGCCAGGGCCACTCCGAGCAGACCGATTCCGACGTTGGGGAACGCTGCGGCCAACACCGCACTCCCGCAGCCGCCCAACACCAGCCAAAACGTACCCAGTCCTTCCGTAACGGAACGTTTGAACAGTGACATGAACACATCCTTAGTAGATTTCTCTATCTGATTAACGGGTCTGTGGTGCATCCCTGCTGCCTTAAATCAGGGCCCTCCTGGGGCCTGATTGCAGTACAGCAGGATTGTGTCGCAAGACCAGTGAGATGGAGAAAACTGTCAGAATTGTTCGGAATTGAGGGTGCGGTTAACCAACGGAATCAGTCTATTCCGACGAAGCCGCCGGTCTGGTGTTGCCAGAGTCGCGCATACAGGCCGCCGTGTTCGAGCAATTGGGCATGGCTGCCGCTTTCGGCAATCTGGCCTTTTTCCAGCACCACCAGCCTGTCCATTCTGGCAATGGTCGAAAGCCGGTGCGCGATGGCGATCACGGTCTTGCCCTGCATCAGGGTTTCCAGGCTTTCCTGGATCGCCGCTTCCACTTCCGAGTCCAGCGCCGAGGTGGCTTCGTCCATGATCAGGATGGGCGCGTCCTTGAGCAGTACCCGCGCAATAGCGATGCGCTGGCGCTGCCCGCCGGAGAGTTTGACCCCGCGCTCGCCGACGTGCGCGTCCAGGCCGGTGCGGCCCTCGGCGTCCGACAGCAGCGGGATGAACTCGTCGGCGCGGGCCTTGTGCACGGCGGCCCAGAGCTCTTCATCAGTGGCGTCCGGTTTGCCGTACAACAGGTTGTCGCGGATCGAACGGTGCAGCAACGAAGTGTCCTGGGTGATCATGCCGATCTGTTCGCGCAGGGTTTCCTGGGCGACTTCGGCGATGTTCTGGCCGTCGATCAGGATGCGTCCGCCTTGCAGGTCGTACAGGCGCAGCAGCAGGTTGACCAGGGTGGACTTACCCGCGCCGGACGGCCCGATCAGGCCGATTTTTTCACCCGGTTTAATGTCCAGGTTCAGGCCGCTGATGATTCCGCTCTTCTTGCCGTAGTGGAAGTCCACCTGATCGAAACGCACCTCGCCATGGGGCACTTCCAGGCGCGGGGCATTTTCCCGGTCGGTCACTGCCAGCGGTTGGGCGATGGTTTTCAGGCCGTCCTGCACCATGCCGATGTTTTCGAAAATGCCGTTGACCACCCACATGATCCAGCCGGACATATTGACGATACGAATCACCAGGCCAGTGGCCAGGGCGATGGCGCCCACCGAAATCAGGGATTGGGTCCACAGCCACAGGGCAAGGCCGGTGGTGGTGACAATCAGCAGGCCGTTCATGGTGGTGATCACGATGTCCATGCTGGTCACGACGCGGCTGGCCAGCTGGGTTTTCTCGGTCTGCTCGACGATCGCTTCCTTGGCGTAGTTCTGCTCGAAATTCGTGTGAGCGAACAGCTTCAAGGTGGTGATGTTGGTGTAGCCGTCGACAATCCGCCCCATCAGTTTGGAGCGGGCCTCGGAGGAAATTACCGAGCGGTCCTTGACCCGTGGCACGAAGTAACGCAAGGCCAGGCTGTATGCGATGATCCAGGTAATCAGCGGGATCATCAGGCGCCAGTCGGCTTCGGCGAACAGCACCAGGGCGCTGATGGCGTAGATCGCCACGTGCCAGATCGCATCCACGGCCGCCACCGCGGAGTCGCGCAGGGAGTTGCCGGTTTGCATGATGCGCTGGGCAATGCGCCCGGCGAAGTCGTTCTGGAAGAAGTTCAGGCTCTGCTTGAGCACATAGCTGTGGTTCTGCCAACGGATAAGGCTGGTCATGCCCGGGCTGATGGTCTGGTGCACCAGCAGGTCATGCAGGGCGCCGAAGATCGGGCGCAGCAGCAGGGCGACCACGGCCATCCAGATCAGCTCATTGGCGTGAATCTGGAAGAAGTTGGCGGGCGGCGTGCCCTGGGCCAAATCGATGATGCGGCTCAGGTAGCTGAACAGCGCCACTTCGATCAGCGCGCCGATCAGGCCCACCACCAGCAAGGCGGCAAAGCACGGCCATACCTGGCGCAGGTAATAGACGTAGAAGGGCAGGACTTTATCGGGAGGGGCCGCGCTGGGAGCGTCGCGGAAGATGTCGATCAGTTGTTCAAAACGACGATAGAGCATTAGGTCTGACGCCCGCGCGGCGGGCTCTCCTGTTCAAATGCGCGCGGTGCCTGGCGGGCACCGCGCGAAACTCCCTGTAGCCTTCAGTCGATGCGCTTGGCCGACTTGATCAGGACAGGATCGATTGGCACGTTCTGCATGCCTTGTTTGGTGGTGGTTTGCGAGTTGACGATGATGTCGACCACATCCATGCCCTTGACCACTTTGGCGAACACCGCGTAACCGGCATCACGGCCCGGGTCGAGGAAGGCATTGTCTGCAACGTTGATGAAGAATTGACTGGTGGCGGAGTTCGGGTCGTTGGTACGCGCCATCGACAGGGTGCCGCGCACGTTATGCAGGCCGTTGCTGGCTTCGTTCTTGATCGGTGCTTCGGTCGGCTTTTGCGACATTTGCTGGGTAAAACCTCCGCCCTGCACCATGAACCCCGGGATCACCCGGTGAAAAATGGTGTTGGTGTAGAAGCCTTTGTCGACATAGGCCAGGAAGTTCTTGGTGCTGATCGGGGCCTTGACCGGGTCCAGTTCGATTTCGATGTCGCCATTGGTGGTGGTGATCAATACGTGAGGTGCCTTGGCAGGCTCGGCCGCCATCAGGTTGGCAGCGAACAGTACGGAACCGGCAAAGAAGGCGATTTTTTTCAGCATGGGTCAGTGATCCTGGGTTGTGGTTTCGACTGTCTTGAGAAAATCGAGCAGGGTGTTATTGAAGTGTTCGGGTTGGTCCAGCGGCGTGGCATGGCGGGAATTCTCGATCACCACCAGTCGCGCATCGGGCAGCAGTTTTACATAGATTTCTTTCTGCGCCACGGGGGTGTAGTCGTGGTCGGCGCTGATGACCAGGGTTGGACAGGTAATTTTCGACAGTTGTTCCTGTACGCCCCAGCCAACAATGGCGTCGAAGCTGGCGAGGTAAGCACGTTTGTCGTTTTTTGCCCAGCGTTCGGTCATCTTGCGCCGCAGTTCGGCCTGTTCGGGCTTGGGAAACAGCAGGCTGCCCAGGGCTTTGCCGATGGTGTTCAGGCTGAGGATGCGCGCCAGGCTCCAGCGCCTGGCCCACTGCCAGTAATCGCCGGCTGTGCGGACCTTGACCTGGGGCGCGCTGTTGACGATGCACAGGCTCTTGAGCATCTGTGGCTCGTCCACCGCCAACTGGAAGGCAATCATGCCACCCATGGACAGGCCCACCACGTGGGCCGGCGGCAGTTGCAGGTGTTCGATCAAGGCCACCAGGTCGGCGGTAAAGCCTGGGATGCTGTAGCGTTCCCGGGGCTTGTCGGAGCGGCCGTGGCCGCGTACGTCGATCACCACCAGCCGGTAGTGTTGCGACAGTACCGGCACTTGCAGTTCCCAATCCACACAGCTGGAGCCCAGGCCGTGGATCAGGATCAGCGGCGCGCCATGGCCATATTCCTCGTAATGCAGGGTGCAACCTTCATGTTCGAAATAGGCCATGGGAACTCCTTGTTCAGGCTTGTTGCGGTGCGGCGAAAGGCGCGTCCAGTGGGGCAGTGTCGAAGGTGCGCAGCAACTCGACGAGAATCTGCGTGGCCGGGCCGAGGGGTTTGTCCTTGTTCGAGTAAAGATAGAAGGTCGGGTTGCGGCTGCCACCCCGTTCCAGAGGCAGCAGCTTGAGCAGGCCTTCCTTGAGTTCGCGTTCGATCAGGTGCCGGGGCAACCAGGCAAAGCCCAGGCCGCTGCTGACGAAGGTGGCGGCGGTGGGCAGGCTACCGACGGTCCAGCGCTGTTCGGCACCGAGCCAGCCGACGTCCCGTGGCTGCTGGCGGCCGGAGTCGCGGATCACCACCTGCATATGGCTTTCCAGGTCCTGGAAGCTCAGTTCACGGTGCAGGCGATGCAACGGATGATCGGGATGGGCCACGGCGACAAATTCGACGTCGCTCATTTCGGTGCCCAGGTAACCCGGAATGATAAAGCTGCTGATGGCAAGGTCGGCCATGCCATCGATCAGCAGCTCTTCGACACCGGACAGCACCTCTTCACGCAGGCGCACCCGGCAACCACGGCTTTGCGGCATGAAGGCGGTGAGGGCGCGCACCAGGCGGGCGTTGGGGTAAGCGGCATCGACCACCAGCCGTACCTCGGCTTCCCAGCCCTGTTCCATATGGTGGGCCAGGTCTTCCAGTTGGCTGGCGTTTTTCACCAGTTGCCGGGAGCGGCGCAGCAGCACTTCGCCGGCTTCGGTGAGCACCGCCTTGCGCCCGTCGATGCGCAGCAGCGGTACGCCGAGCTGATCCTGCATGCGGGCCACGGTGTAGCTCACCGAGGACTGCGAACGGTGCAATGCTTCGGCGGCCTGGGCGAAGCCGCCATGGTCGACCACGGCTTGCAAGGTACGCCATTGATCGAGGGTAACGCGGGGCGCTTTCAAGATGAGCTCCTCTTGTCCTAAGCTGGCGGTCCTAATTGGAGACTGCCGAATGAGAAAATTCTGTTGTGTGCTGCTGGCGCTGCTGCCGTTGAGTGCGTTTGCATTCAGCACCGATGTGACGAAAGACATTCAGGGCGTGAAGATCGATTACAGCGCGTCGGACGTCGACAGCAATATCAGTTCGATCCAACTCACCAACTACGGCGCCAATGATGCGGAGTGCAAGGTCCGCTTTACCAACGGCCCGGAAGCCCCGCGTACTCGCAAGGTCACGGTCGCAGCGGGGAAAACCACCAATACCACGGTCAATTTCAGCCGGGCCATTATCAAGATGCGTATCCAGCTGACCTGCGCACCGAAATAAGGCAAAAGCGGAGCTTTGCGTACTGCAATACTCCGCTTATAAACAGATTTATAGATGGGTTATAGCAGTTTTTTACGCTTTTTAATCGAACGAGCCCTGATTAACCTTCACTCCATCGCCTTACAGCATTTACAGATGGAGCTTACATAATCATGGCCCGTGTTCTGATCATCGAAAGCAGCGCCCGTCAGCAGGACTCAATCTCCCGCCACCTGACCCAACAATTCATCAGCCAATGGAAGGTCGCCCACCCGGCTGACCAGATCACCGTGCGTGACCTGGCCGTCAACCCGGTGCCTCACCTGGACGCCAACCTGCTGGGCGGCTGGATGAAGCCTGCCGAGCAGCGCACCGCCATCGAACAGGCTTCCCTGGACCGTTCCAACGAATTGACCGACGAACTGCTGGCCGCCGATGTACTGGTCATGGCCGCGCCGATGTACAACTTCGCGATTCCCAGCACCCTGAAAGCCTGGCTCGACCATGTGCTGCGTGCCGGTGTGACCTTCAAGTACACCGCCACCGGTCCACAGGGCCTGCTGACGGACAAGCGCGCCTTTGTGCTGACTGCCCGCGGTGGGATTCACGCCGGTGGCAGCACCGACCACCAGGAACCGTACCTGCGTCAGGTCATGGGCTTTATTGGCATTCATGACGTCACGTTCATTCATGCCGAAGGGGTGAACCTGGGCGGTGATTTCCAGGAAAAGGGCTTGAACCAGGCCAAGGCGTTGCTGGCCCAAGTGGCGTGAGATGTTAATCGTCAGATAATCGCCCGCTGTTTAGATGGCTCCACGCAACCCTTCAAGTACGCGTATCGAACCTCCCTTTGCACTTTTTGCTCCTGAGTGCTCCCGCCCGACTGACGCTTTTAGCGAGGTCGGGTTTTTTTTGCCTTGAGTTTCGTAAAGGGCCGAAAACCGCTAATGTCGCGCCCATTCAAAATGAGGCGAGCATGGGCTATCTACTTGTTGTGACGCTGATCCAGGCGTTTTCCTTCAGCTTGATCGGCGAATACCTGGCCGGTCACGTCGACAGTTATTTCGCGGTGCTGGTGCGTGTGCTGCTGGCCGGGCTGGTGTTTATTCCGCTGACCCGCTGGCGCTCGGTGGAACCGGCGTTCATGCGCGGCATGCTGGTGATCGGCGCGTTGCAGTTTGGTGTGACCTACGTGTGCCTGTACTTGAGCTTCCGTGTGCTGACGGTGCCGGAGGTGCTGCTGTTCACCATCCTGACGCCGTTGCACGTGACCTTGATCGAAGACGCCTTGAACCGCCGATTCAATCCGTGGGCGCTAGTGGCTGCGTTGGTGGCGGTGACAGGAGCGGCGGTGATTCGCTTTGACCAGATCACCCCGAACTTCTTCATGGGCTTCCTGCTGCTGCAATTGGCCAACTTCACCTACGCCGCGGGGCAGGTGCTTTATAAGCATCTGGTGGCCCGCCATCCGAGCGATCTGCCGCATTACCGGCGGTTCGGGTACTTCTACCTCGGTGCCTTGGCGGTGGCGTTGCCCGCGTTCCTGATGTTGGGCAAGGCCAACTTTCTGCCGGAAGCGCCGTTGCAATGGGGTGTGCTGGTATTCCTGGGGCTGGTCAGCACGGCACTGGGTATGTACTGGTGGAACAAGGGCGCGTGCCTGGTCAACGGCGGTACGTTGGCGGTGATGAACAACCTGCATGTGCCGGTAGGGTTATTGCTCAACCTGCTGATCTGGAATCAGCACGAGCCGTTGGGCAGGTTGCTGCTGGGTGGGTTGGTGATTCTGGCGGCGGTGTGGATCAGTCGGTTGGGCCTGCGGTCTTCGGCGCCAATTGCGTCACCAAAAAATCGATGAACGCCCGGGTTTTTTGCGGCACGCGTCGTGCTGACGAATAAACCGCATTGATGGTGATTGCCGGTGCCTGCCAGTCGCACAGCACCGGCACCAGGCGCCCGGCGTTCAGGGCGTCTTCGACGATAAAGTCCGGTAACAGGGCGATGCCCATTCCGGCTTCTGCCGCCTGGGCCAACAGGTCGCCATTGTTGGCGTGCAACGGGCCGGTGACATTCACCCGCTGGGTTTCCTGGCCCTTGCTCAGTTGCAGGCTGACGCCGCTCTGCAGATACCCATAGTTGAGGCATTGGTGCTGGCGCAGGTCTTGCGGGGTTTGCGGCGTGCCCGCGCGTGCCAGGTAGGCCGGCGCGGCCACCATGATCCGTGGCGCAGGCGCCAGCTGGCGGGCGATCATCGTCGAGTCGGGCATGCTGGCGATGCGTAGGGTCACGTCAAAACCGCCGCGCACCGGGTCCACCTGCTGGTCGCTGAGCACCAGTTGCAACTCGATATGGGGATGCTGTTCATGGAACAGCGGAATCAACCGGCCCAGGCGATGCAGCCCGAACGACATCGGCGCATTGACCCGCAACACGCCGCGTAACTCACCGATGCCGTCCCGGGCCCGCTGCTCAGCCTCGTCCAGGGCAGCCAATACTTCCCGTGCCGCGTCGAAATACTCGGCCCCGGCCTCCGTCAAATGCAGGCTGCGAGTGGTGCGCTGAAGCAATTGCACGCCAATGGCCTCTTCCAGTGCCTGAATCTGCTTACTGACTTTTGAGCGCGGTACGTCCATGGCTCGCGCGGCGGCCGCAAAGCCGTTCTCGCCGACCGTGACGACAAACGCCCGCATGCATTCAATACGATCCATGATTGTCCCTTTTTTGGAATCAATGATTCTCGATTTTAGGTAATTGTCTCGATTTTATCCAGCCCGTAAAGTTACTTCCAAGCCGCCATCAAAGCTTCTCAGCGGCGCTGAACGCACCCCTTACCGAATCGAAAACATTGAAAGGAAGTCACCATGTCTATTCGCGAATTGCTCAACCCAACCAACTCCACCCTGATCCTGATCGACCACCAGCCGCAAATGGCATTTGGTGTGCAGTCGATCGATCGCCAGACTCTGAAGAACAACACCGTGGCACTGGCCAAGGCGGCCAGGATCTTCAACGTGCCGACCATCCTGACCTCGGTTGAGACCAAGAGCTTCAGCGGCTATATCTGGCCGGAACTGCTGAACGTATTCCCGGACCAGCAGCCGATCGAGCGCACCTCGATGAATTCCTGGGAAGACAAGGCGCTGGTGGCAGCGGTGAAAGCCACTGGCCGCAAGAAGCTGATCATGGCGGCCCTGTGGACCGAGGTTTGCCTGAACTTCCCGGCCCTGGAAGCCCTGGCTGAAGGGTATGAGGTGTACATCGTCACCGACGCGTCGGGCGGCACCAGCAAAGAAGCGCACGACATGTCAGTGCAGCGAATGATCCAGGCCGGCGCGGTACCGGTCACCTGGCAGCAAGTGCTGCTGGAGTACCAGCGTGATTGGGCTCACAAGGAAACCTACGACGCGGTGATGGGCCTGGTGCTGGAACACAGCGGTGCTTACGGCATGGGCGTGGATTACGCCTATACCATGGTGCACGGTGCTCCGCAGCGTCAGCTCAAGTAAGGCCGACCTCAACAAAAAACGGCACAACTCAGGTTGTGCCGTTTTTTGTTGTTACATAACTGCCTTCTCCGCCGGAGGCAAATGACTGGCCCCCAACACCGCCGGCAACATCCCCGCCCGTAAGTCACCGCCGCTCGGCTGCTGGTACAGGCTCAAGCCAAATTCCGGCAACACCGCCAGCAGGTAATCGAAGATATCGCCCTGGATGCGCTCGTAGTCGGCCCACGCAGTGGTGCGGGTGAAGCAGTAGATCTCCAGCGGAATGCCCTGGGCCGTGGTCTGCATCTGCCGCACCATGCAGGTCATGTTCGGCTGGATCTCCGGATGGCTTTTCAGATAGGCCAGCGCATACGCGCGGAAGGTGCCGATATTGGTCATGCGCCGCCGGTTGGCGGACATCGCGGCGACATTGCCCTGGGCTTCGTTCCATGCCTTGAGCTCGGCCTTCTTGCGGCTCATGTAGTCGGTCAGCAGGTGCACCTGGGAGAGTTTCAGCTCTTCGTCGTCGCGGATGAAACGTACGCCGCTGGCGTCGATGTACAGGCTGCGCTTGATCCGCCGGCCACCGGAGGCCTGCATGCCGCGCCAGTTCTTGAACGACTCGGACATCAGGCGCCAGGTGGGAATCGAGACGATGGTCTTGTCGAAATTCTGCACCTTCACGGTGTGCAGGGTGATGTCCACCACGTCACCGTCGGCGCCCACCTGGGGCATTTCGATCCAGTCGCCGACCCGCAGCATGTCGTTGCTGGTCAACTGCACGCTGGCGACGAACGACAGCAAGGTGTCCTTGTAGACCAACAGGATCACCGCCGACATCGCACCCAAACCGGAAAGCAGCAGCAGCGGCGAACGGTCGATCAGCGTGGCGACGATGATGATTGCGCCAAACACGAACAACACCATTTTCGCCAACTGCACGTAACCCTTGATCGAGCGGGTGCGGGCGTGTTCGGTGCGGGCGTAGATATCCAGCAAGGCGTTGAGCAGCGCGCTTATCGCCAGCACCATGAACAGGATGGTGAATGCCAGGGCGACGTTGCCGATGAACAGCGTGGCGGTCTTGCTCAGGTCCGGCACCAGGTACAGGCCGAACTGGATCACCAGCGAGGGCGTCATCTGCGCCAGGCGGTGGAAGACTTTGTTGTGCCGCAAGTCGTTGAGCCAGTGCAGTGCGGGTTGCCGGCCCAGCAGTTTGACGGCGTGCAGGATGAGGTAGCGAGCCACTCGTCCGAGCAGCAGGGCGACCACCAGCAGCACCATCAGCGCCAGGCTGGAATGCAGCAACGGGTGCTCGTCGAGGGTGCCCCAGAGGTCTTGGACGTTGAGCCAGAGCTGTTTGATATCCATGGGTAAACGCGATTCTTCTGTAAGACGTGACGGGGCGATTAGAGCATTTAAGTGCGTCAAAGTTGTCCTTGTAGACAAATCCCCTGACAAAAAAGCGCCTGTTTAACGCAGTTCGCGTAAAGAAACTCGGCCTTGGCGCCCGAAACCGTTACCCTATGCAGCTGTTTTTTTGTATTTCTTCGAGGTAGCACCCGTGTTTTCCCAATTCGCCCTGCACGAACGCCTGCTCAAAGCCGTGGCCGAGCTTAAATTTGTCGAGCCAACGCCTGTGCAAGCAGCGGCCATCCCGCTCGCGCTCGAAGGGCGTGACCTGCGGGTGACGGCTCAAACCGGGAGTGGCAAAACCGCCGCTTTCGTCCTGCCGATTCTCAACCGTCTGATCGGCCCGGCGAAAGTCCGTGTCAGCATCAAGACCCTGATCCTGCTGCCCACCCGCGAGCTGGCCCAGCAGACCTTGAAGGAAGTGGAGCGCTTCTCGCAGTTCACCTTCATCAAGTCCGGCCTGATCACCGGCGGCGAAGACTTCAAGGTCCAGGCCGCCATGCTGCGCAAGGTGCCGGACATCCTGATCGGTACCCCGGGCCGGATGATCGAGCAACTGAACGCCGGCAACCTGGACCTCAAGGAAGTTGAAGTGCTGGTGCTCGACGAAGCCGACCGCATGCTCGACATGGGTTTTGCCGACGACGTGCAGCGCCTGGTGCAAGAATGTGTAAACCGTCAGCAGACCATGCTGTTCTCGGCCACCACCGGCGGTTCGACCCTGCGCGACATGGTCGCCAAGGTCCTGAACAACCCCGAGCACCTGCAGGTCAACAACGTCAGCGACCTGAACTCGACCACCCGTCAGCAGATCAT
Proteins encoded:
- a CDS encoding peptidylprolyl isomerase A — its product is MLKKIAFFAGSVLFAANLMAAEPAKAPHVLITTTNGDIEIELDPVKAPISTKNFLAYVDKGFYTNTIFHRVIPGFMVQGGGFTQQMSQKPTEAPIKNEASNGLHNVRGTLSMARTNDPNSATSQFFINVADNAFLDPGRDAGYAVFAKVVKGMDVVDIIVNSQTTTKQGMQNVPIDPVLIKSAKRID
- the aqpZ gene encoding aquaporin Z; this encodes MSLFKRSVTEGLGTFWLVLGGCGSAVLAAAFPNVGIGLLGVALAFGLTVLTMAFAIGHISGCHLNPAVSVGLVVGGRFPARELPAYIVSQVIGGTIAAALLYFIASGKPGFELASGLASNGYGEHSPGGYSMAAGFVCELVMTAMFVLIILGATDRRAPAGLAPIAIGLALTLIHLISIPVTNTSVNPARSTGPALIVGGWALQQLWLFWLAPILGAVIGGVTYRWLGKEETA
- a CDS encoding alpha/beta fold hydrolase is translated as MAYFEHEGCTLHYEEYGHGAPLILIHGLGSSCVDWELQVPVLSQHYRLVVIDVRGHGRSDKPRERYSIPGFTADLVALIEHLQLPPAHVVGLSMGGMIAFQLAVDEPQMLKSLCIVNSAPQVKVRTAGDYWQWARRWSLARILSLNTIGKALGSLLFPKPEQAELRRKMTERWAKNDKRAYLASFDAIVGWGVQEQLSKITCPTLVISADHDYTPVAQKEIYVKLLPDARLVVIENSRHATPLDQPEHFNNTLLDFLKTVETTTQDH
- a CDS encoding carboxylate/amino acid/amine transporter is translated as MGYLLVVTLIQAFSFSLIGEYLAGHVDSYFAVLVRVLLAGLVFIPLTRWRSVEPAFMRGMLVIGALQFGVTYVCLYLSFRVLTVPEVLLFTILTPLHVTLIEDALNRRFNPWALVAALVAVTGAAVIRFDQITPNFFMGFLLLQLANFTYAAGQVLYKHLVARHPSDLPHYRRFGYFYLGALAVALPAFLMLGKANFLPEAPLQWGVLVFLGLVSTALGMYWWNKGACLVNGGTLAVMNNLHVPVGLLLNLLIWNQHEPLGRLLLGGLVILAAVWISRLGLRSSAPIASPKNR
- a CDS encoding mechanosensitive ion channel family protein, which codes for MDIKQLWLNVQDLWGTLDEHPLLHSSLALMVLLVVALLLGRVARYLILHAVKLLGRQPALHWLNDLRHNKVFHRLAQMTPSLVIQFGLYLVPDLSKTATLFIGNVALAFTILFMVLAISALLNALLDIYARTEHARTRSIKGYVQLAKMVLFVFGAIIIVATLIDRSPLLLLSGLGAMSAVILLVYKDTLLSFVASVQLTSNDMLRVGDWIEMPQVGADGDVVDITLHTVKVQNFDKTIVSIPTWRLMSESFKNWRGMQASGGRRIKRSLYIDASGVRFIRDDEELKLSQVHLLTDYMSRKKAELKAWNEAQGNVAAMSANRRRMTNIGTFRAYALAYLKSHPEIQPNMTCMVRQMQTTAQGIPLEIYCFTRTTAWADYERIQGDIFDYLLAVLPEFGLSLYQQPSGGDLRAGMLPAVLGASHLPPAEKAVM
- a CDS encoding FMN-dependent NADH-azoreductase — its product is MARVLIIESSARQQDSISRHLTQQFISQWKVAHPADQITVRDLAVNPVPHLDANLLGGWMKPAEQRTAIEQASLDRSNELTDELLAADVLVMAAPMYNFAIPSTLKAWLDHVLRAGVTFKYTATGPQGLLTDKRAFVLTARGGIHAGGSTDHQEPYLRQVMGFIGIHDVTFIHAEGVNLGGDFQEKGLNQAKALLAQVA
- a CDS encoding hydrolase; translated protein: MSIRELLNPTNSTLILIDHQPQMAFGVQSIDRQTLKNNTVALAKAARIFNVPTILTSVETKSFSGYIWPELLNVFPDQQPIERTSMNSWEDKALVAAVKATGRKKLIMAALWTEVCLNFPALEALAEGYEVYIVTDASGGTSKEAHDMSVQRMIQAGAVPVTWQQVLLEYQRDWAHKETYDAVMGLVLEHSGAYGMGVDYAYTMVHGAPQRQLK
- a CDS encoding LysR family transcriptional regulator, which produces MDRIECMRAFVVTVGENGFAAAARAMDVPRSKVSKQIQALEEAIGVQLLQRTTRSLHLTEAGAEYFDAAREVLAALDEAEQRARDGIGELRGVLRVNAPMSFGLHRLGRLIPLFHEQHPHIELQLVLSDQQVDPVRGGFDVTLRIASMPDSTMIARQLAPAPRIMVAAPAYLARAGTPQTPQDLRQHQCLNYGYLQSGVSLQLSKGQETQRVNVTGPLHANNGDLLAQAAEAGMGIALLPDFIVEDALNAGRLVPVLCDWQAPAITINAVYSSARRVPQKTRAFIDFLVTQLAPKTAGPTD
- a CDS encoding LysR family transcriptional regulator, which encodes MKAPRVTLDQWRTLQAVVDHGGFAQAAEALHRSQSSVSYTVARMQDQLGVPLLRIDGRKAVLTEAGEVLLRRSRQLVKNASQLEDLAHHMEQGWEAEVRLVVDAAYPNARLVRALTAFMPQSRGCRVRLREEVLSGVEELLIDGMADLAISSFIIPGYLGTEMSDVEFVAVAHPDHPLHRLHRELSFQDLESHMQVVIRDSGRQQPRDVGWLGAEQRWTVGSLPTAATFVSSGLGFAWLPRHLIERELKEGLLKLLPLERGGSRNPTFYLYSNKDKPLGPATQILVELLRTFDTAPLDAPFAAPQQA
- a CDS encoding ABC transporter ATP-binding protein translates to MLYRRFEQLIDIFRDAPSAAPPDKVLPFYVYYLRQVWPCFAALLVVGLIGALIEVALFSYLSRIIDLAQGTPPANFFQIHANELIWMAVVALLLRPIFGALHDLLVHQTISPGMTSLIRWQNHSYVLKQSLNFFQNDFAGRIAQRIMQTGNSLRDSAVAAVDAIWHVAIYAISALVLFAEADWRLMIPLITWIIAYSLALRYFVPRVKDRSVISSEARSKLMGRIVDGYTNITTLKLFAHTNFEQNYAKEAIVEQTEKTQLASRVVTSMDIVITTMNGLLIVTTTGLALWLWTQSLISVGAIALATGLVIRIVNMSGWIMWVVNGIFENIGMVQDGLKTIAQPLAVTDRENAPRLEVPHGEVRFDQVDFHYGKKSGIISGLNLDIKPGEKIGLIGPSGAGKSTLVNLLLRLYDLQGGRILIDGQNIAEVAQETLREQIGMITQDTSLLHRSIRDNLLYGKPDATDEELWAAVHKARADEFIPLLSDAEGRTGLDAHVGERGVKLSGGQRQRIAIARVLLKDAPILIMDEATSALDSEVEAAIQESLETLMQGKTVIAIAHRLSTIARMDRLVVLEKGQIAESGSHAQLLEHGGLYARLWQHQTGGFVGID